The Budorcas taxicolor isolate Tak-1 chromosome 2, Takin1.1, whole genome shotgun sequence genome window below encodes:
- the LRCH4 gene encoding leucine-rich repeat and calponin homology domain-containing protein 4 isoform X2, translating into MAAAVAAPLAAGGEEAAATTSVPGSPGLPGSRSAERALEEAVATGTLNLSNRRLKHFPRGAARSYDLSDITQADLSRNRFPEVPEAACQLVSLEGLSLYHNCLRCLNPALGNLTALTYLNLSRNQLSSLPPYICQLPLRVLIVSNNKLGALPPDISALGSLRQLDVSSNELQSLPTELCSLPTLRDLNVRRNQLTTLPDELGDLPLVRLDFSCNRVSRIPVSFCRLRHLQVILLDSNPLQSPPAQICLKGKLHIFKYLSTEAGRRGGSALGDLAPSRPPSFSPCPAEDLFPGRRYDGGLDSGFHSVDSGSKRWSGNESTDEFSELSFRISELAREPRGPRERREDGSADGDPEQIDFIDSHVPGEDEERGTSEEPRPPESESSPPAGDAERAPRSRREEPAGEERRRPDTLQLWQERERRQQQSALWGAPRKDSFLKLGVRAAGGGPGALSTQAAYNGTSRSNTTQLGSSVGQGAPTPAPASTSQEPPLPSGPATAPAPRPLSSIQRPNSFLFRSSSQSSSGPSSPDTVLRPRRSPQLLDEKEVMAQLRQVLECQLQRPLPDDLAEALANGVILCQLANQLRPRCVPFIHVPSPAVPKLSALKSRKNVESFLEACRKMGVPEESLCQPHHILEEEGAPGRGLPYVAAVIHALLERP; encoded by the exons atggcggcggcggtggcggcccCACTCGCCGCCGGGGGTGAGGAGGCGGCGGCCACGACCTCCGTCCCAGGGTCTCCAGGTCTGCCCGGGAGCCGCAGTGCAGAGCGGGCCCTAGAGGAGGCCGTGGCCACCGGGACCCTGAACCTGTCTAACCGGCGTTTGAAGCACTTCCCCCGGGGCGCGGCTCGCAGCTACGACCTGTCAGACATCACCCAGGCTG ACCTGTCCCGGAACCGGTTCCCCGAGGTGCCAGAGGCGGCCTGCCAGCTGGTGTCCCTGGAGGGCCTGAGCCTGTATCACAATTGTCTGAGATGCCTGAACCCCGCCTTAGGGAATCTCACCGCTCTCACCTACCTCAACCTCAG CCGAAACCAGCTGTCATCGCTGCCACCCTACATCTGTCAGCTGCCCCTGCGAGTGCTCATCGTCAGCAACAACAAACTGGGAGCCCTGCCTCCCGACATCAGTGCCCTGGGGAGCCTGCGACAGCTC GACGTGAGCAGCAACGAGCTGCAGTCGCTCCCCACGGAGCTGTGCAGCCTCCCTACCCTGCGGGATCTCAATGTTCGGAGGAACCAGCTCACTACCCTGCCTGATG AGCTGGGGGACCTTCCTCTTGTCCGCCTGGATTTCTCCTGTAACCGTGTCTCCCGCATCCCGGTCTCCTTCTGCCGCCTCAGGCACCTGCAGGTCATTCTGTTGGACAGCAACCCCCTGCAGAGCCCACCTGCCCAG ATCTGCCTGAAGGGGAAACTTCACATCTTCAAGTATTTGTCAACAGAGGCTGGGCGGCGCGGCGGGTCTGCACTGGGAGACCTTGCTCCTTCCCGCCCCCCGAGTTTCAGCCCATG CCCTGCCGAGGACTTGTTTCCGGGACGTCGGTACGATGGTGGGCTGGACTCGGGCTTCCACAGCGTTGACAGTGGCAGCAAGAGGTGGTCTGGAAATGAG TCAACGGATGAGTTCTCCGAGTTGTCGTTCCGGATCTCAGAGCTGGCCCGGGAGCCTCGGGGGCCCAGGGAGCGAAGGGAGGATGGCTCTG CTGACGGAGACCCTGAGCAGATTGACTTCATCGACAGCCACGTGCCTGGGGAGGATGAGGAGCGCGGTACCAGCGAG GAGCCGCGGCCACCGGAGTCGGAGTCGAGCCCTCCGGCGGGAGACGCAGAGAGGGCGCCACGCAGCAG GCGGGAGGAGCCGGCAGGGGAGGAGCGGCGGCGCCCCGACACCTTGCAGCTGTGGCAGGAGCGcgagcggcggcagcagcagagcGCCTTGTGGGGGGCCCCACGGAAGGACAG ttttctgaAGCTGGGGGTCAGGGCTGCTGGCGGGGGTCCCGGTGCCTTGTCCACTCAGGCCGCCTACAA CGGCACGTCCAGGTCCAATACCACTCAGCTGGGATCGTCAGTCGGGCAGggagcccccacccctgcccctgcctccacCTCCCAGGAGCCCCCGCTTCCATCTGGACCAG CGACCGCACCTGCTCCCCGGCCGCTCAGCTCCATTCAGAGACCAAACAGCTTCCTCTTCCGTTCTTCCTCTCAGAGCAGCTCAG GCCCTTCCTCACCAGACACTGTCTTGAGACCTCGGCGATCCCCCCAGCTTTTGGATGAAAAGGAGGTGATGGCTCAGCTGCGCCAG GTGCTTGAGTGCCAGCTGCAGCGGCCCCTGCCCGATGACCTGGCCGAGGCTCTGGCCAACGGGGTCATCCTCTGTCAGCTGGCCAATCAGCTGCGGCCCCGCTGTGTGCCCTTCATTCATGTGCCCTCGCCTGCTGTG CCAAAACTCAGTGCCCTCAAGTCTCGGAAGAACGTGGAGAGTTTCTTAGAAGCCTGTCGAAAAATGGGGGTACCTGAG GAGTCCCTGTGCCAGCCCCACCACATCCTGGAAGAGGAGGGGGCCCCAGGAAGGGGCCTCCCCTACGTCGCTGCTGTCATCCATGCACTGCTGGAACGGCCTTAG
- the SAP25 gene encoding histone deacetylase complex subunit SAP25: MLPWTPRRWGAGEEQAPREPRPSAGSGLSQAWDSRENALGEQGAAAQGSPQPWPRRLSWTRKEKLRPRLPPGLVARHSLGTPVPFSPQRTLGVTPSKMTLLAPWDPNYEATAGCRLVWGPSCASGVSFSGRTLYHPSFWPLYQAASCRDLRPSLAGHQSEEQVPRAAGFPVMCSDDVFFLDPLLPRGQRVPLYLSEVPQQVMGSLKLLLPRPIMSPWLLPIPSSGCSTTWLSGPELIALTGLLQMSQGEPRPSSSGAPGLPSGPPAPASDHPAASGGPGCSHCGEPSLPGTPDAQGP; this comes from the exons ATGCTGCCCTGGACCCCCCGGCGGTGGGGCGCGGGCGAAGAGCAGGCGCCCAGGGAACCACGCCCCTCAGCGGGCAGCGGCCTCTCCCAGGCCTGGGACTCCAGAGAGAACGCCCTGGGGGAACAAGGAGCAGCCGCACAGGGCAG TCCTCAGCCCTGGCCTCGAAGGCTTTCCTGGACTCGGAAAGAGAAGCTGCGGCCTCGGCTGCCCCCAGGCCTGGTTGCCAGGCATTCCCTGGGAACTCCAG ttCCTTTCTCCCCTCAGAGGACTTTGGGGGTGACACCATCAAAGATGACCCTGCTAGCGCCCTGGGACCCCAACTATGAGGCTACAGCAGGATGTCGGCTGGTGTGG GGACCCAGCTGTGCGTCTGGCGTCTCCTTCTCAGGCCGGACCTTGTACCATCCCTCATTCTGGCCTCTGTACCAAGCAGCCTCATGCAGGGACCTCAGGCCCAGTCTAGCAGGACATCAGAGTGAAGAGCAAGTGCCCAGGGCTGCAG GGTTCCCGGTGATGTGCTCTGACGACGTCTTCTTTTTGGACCCTCTGCTGCCCCGTGGGCAGCGTGTTCCCCTGTACCTGTCTGAGGTCCCTCAGCAG gTGATGGGCTctctgaagctgctgctgccacGTCCAATCATGTCCCCCTGGCTCCTCCCCATTCCATCTTCAGGCTGCTCCACTACCTGGCTCAGTGGGCCAGAGCTGATCGCCCTCACTGGCCTCCTGCAGATGAGCCAGGGGGAACCAAGACCCAGCTCCTCAGGGGCTCCCGGGCTCCCTTCtggccccccagcccctgcctctgaTCACCCAGCTGCCAGTGGTGGCCCAGGCTGTTCTCACTGCGGGGAACCATCTCTCCCTGGGACCCCAGACGCCCAAGGTCCATAG
- the LRCH4 gene encoding leucine-rich repeat and calponin homology domain-containing protein 4 isoform X1, whose translation MAAAVAAPLAAGGEEAAATTSVPGSPGLPGSRSAERALEEAVATGTLNLSNRRLKHFPRGAARSYDLSDITQADLSRNRFPEVPEAACQLVSLEGLSLYHNCLRCLNPALGNLTALTYLNLSRNQLSSLPPYICQLPLRVLIVSNNKLGALPPDISALGSLRQLDVSSNELQSLPTELCSLPTLRDLNVRRNQLTTLPDELGDLPLVRLDFSCNRVSRIPVSFCRLRHLQVILLDSNPLQSPPAQICLKGKLHIFKYLSTEAGRRGGSALGDLAPSRPPSFSPCPAEDLFPGRRYDGGLDSGFHSVDSGSKRWSGNESTDEFSELSFRISELAREPRGPRERREDGSADGDPEQIDFIDSHVPGEDEERGTSEEPRPPESESSPPAGDAERAPRSRREEPAGEERRRPDTLQLWQERERRQQQSALWGAPRKDSFLKLGVRAAGGGPGALSTQAAYNGTSRSNTTQLGSSVGQGAPTPAPASTSQEPPLPSGPATAPAPRPLSSIQRPNSFLFRSSSQSSSGPSSPDTVLRPRRSPQLLDEKEVMAQLRQVLECQLQRPLPDDLAEALANGVILCQLANQLRPRCVPFIHVPSPAVPKLSALKSRKNVESFLEACRKMGVPEAGLCSPSDLLQGTAQGLWTTLEVVKRVGGRAPPPPWPPSGLGGFILFYVVLMLLLCVVYTRLLGS comes from the exons atggcggcggcggtggcggcccCACTCGCCGCCGGGGGTGAGGAGGCGGCGGCCACGACCTCCGTCCCAGGGTCTCCAGGTCTGCCCGGGAGCCGCAGTGCAGAGCGGGCCCTAGAGGAGGCCGTGGCCACCGGGACCCTGAACCTGTCTAACCGGCGTTTGAAGCACTTCCCCCGGGGCGCGGCTCGCAGCTACGACCTGTCAGACATCACCCAGGCTG ACCTGTCCCGGAACCGGTTCCCCGAGGTGCCAGAGGCGGCCTGCCAGCTGGTGTCCCTGGAGGGCCTGAGCCTGTATCACAATTGTCTGAGATGCCTGAACCCCGCCTTAGGGAATCTCACCGCTCTCACCTACCTCAACCTCAG CCGAAACCAGCTGTCATCGCTGCCACCCTACATCTGTCAGCTGCCCCTGCGAGTGCTCATCGTCAGCAACAACAAACTGGGAGCCCTGCCTCCCGACATCAGTGCCCTGGGGAGCCTGCGACAGCTC GACGTGAGCAGCAACGAGCTGCAGTCGCTCCCCACGGAGCTGTGCAGCCTCCCTACCCTGCGGGATCTCAATGTTCGGAGGAACCAGCTCACTACCCTGCCTGATG AGCTGGGGGACCTTCCTCTTGTCCGCCTGGATTTCTCCTGTAACCGTGTCTCCCGCATCCCGGTCTCCTTCTGCCGCCTCAGGCACCTGCAGGTCATTCTGTTGGACAGCAACCCCCTGCAGAGCCCACCTGCCCAG ATCTGCCTGAAGGGGAAACTTCACATCTTCAAGTATTTGTCAACAGAGGCTGGGCGGCGCGGCGGGTCTGCACTGGGAGACCTTGCTCCTTCCCGCCCCCCGAGTTTCAGCCCATG CCCTGCCGAGGACTTGTTTCCGGGACGTCGGTACGATGGTGGGCTGGACTCGGGCTTCCACAGCGTTGACAGTGGCAGCAAGAGGTGGTCTGGAAATGAG TCAACGGATGAGTTCTCCGAGTTGTCGTTCCGGATCTCAGAGCTGGCCCGGGAGCCTCGGGGGCCCAGGGAGCGAAGGGAGGATGGCTCTG CTGACGGAGACCCTGAGCAGATTGACTTCATCGACAGCCACGTGCCTGGGGAGGATGAGGAGCGCGGTACCAGCGAG GAGCCGCGGCCACCGGAGTCGGAGTCGAGCCCTCCGGCGGGAGACGCAGAGAGGGCGCCACGCAGCAG GCGGGAGGAGCCGGCAGGGGAGGAGCGGCGGCGCCCCGACACCTTGCAGCTGTGGCAGGAGCGcgagcggcggcagcagcagagcGCCTTGTGGGGGGCCCCACGGAAGGACAG ttttctgaAGCTGGGGGTCAGGGCTGCTGGCGGGGGTCCCGGTGCCTTGTCCACTCAGGCCGCCTACAA CGGCACGTCCAGGTCCAATACCACTCAGCTGGGATCGTCAGTCGGGCAGggagcccccacccctgcccctgcctccacCTCCCAGGAGCCCCCGCTTCCATCTGGACCAG CGACCGCACCTGCTCCCCGGCCGCTCAGCTCCATTCAGAGACCAAACAGCTTCCTCTTCCGTTCTTCCTCTCAGAGCAGCTCAG GCCCTTCCTCACCAGACACTGTCTTGAGACCTCGGCGATCCCCCCAGCTTTTGGATGAAAAGGAGGTGATGGCTCAGCTGCGCCAG GTGCTTGAGTGCCAGCTGCAGCGGCCCCTGCCCGATGACCTGGCCGAGGCTCTGGCCAACGGGGTCATCCTCTGTCAGCTGGCCAATCAGCTGCGGCCCCGCTGTGTGCCCTTCATTCATGTGCCCTCGCCTGCTGTG CCAAAACTCAGTGCCCTCAAGTCTCGGAAGAACGTGGAGAGTTTCTTAGAAGCCTGTCGAAAAATGGGGGTACCTGAG GCTGGCCTGTGCTCGCCCTCAGATCTCCTCCAGGGCACCGCCCAGGGGCTGTGGACCACCCTGGAGGTTGTGAAGCGGGTGGGGGGCagggcccccccgcccccctggcCCCCCTCTGGTCTGGGCGGCTTCATCCTCTTCTACGTGGTCCTCATGCTGCTGCTCTGTGTCGTCTACACTCGGCTCCTGGGTTCCTAG